One Calditrichota bacterium genomic window carries:
- a CDS encoding 4Fe-4S binding protein — translation MDLFLRGSPLVAVATILATRSWVTHVFLGLVVLALTVPLGRVFCGWVCPLGSTLDVVHKISLRKRKELKKPSPTRWRWVKFAILVGILVGAALGTQMLWPFDPIVILTRTADVALYPLFTIAVSSLLAVMVRVPFLEGAAYRAYSFLHAAWFPLQQPSFRLVELFFVLFVVILALEKASSRFWCRNLCPLGALLGFFSQFRLLHRQVDESCTACGLCRARCRMNAVEDDYVTTSAVECIACGECVSVCAPRATHYAFRKPARSGTVDLDRRRFMGATVASLATVGLLGIGFADRGRRGSVIRPPGALPEADFLDRCVRCQECVKVCSSTGGCLQPSLWESGLIGLWTPVAKPREGYCEYNCNLCGQVCPTGAIQRLPLEVKQRTKMGLAFFDKSRCIPWYRGEDCLVCEEHCPVPDKAIRFDQRMVRRPDGSEGLVKLPYVVEELCIGCGICATKCPVVGQGGIFLTNANEQRWIDSQFSSQ, via the coding sequence GTGGACTTGTTTCTACGCGGCAGCCCTCTCGTGGCAGTGGCAACGATCCTGGCCACTCGGTCATGGGTCACTCACGTCTTCCTGGGGCTGGTGGTCTTGGCGTTGACTGTCCCTCTGGGCCGCGTGTTTTGCGGGTGGGTCTGTCCTCTCGGTTCCACGCTGGATGTGGTGCACAAGATTTCGTTGAGGAAGAGGAAGGAGCTCAAGAAACCATCGCCAACTCGGTGGCGGTGGGTAAAGTTCGCGATTCTGGTCGGCATACTGGTGGGCGCAGCCCTTGGCACCCAGATGCTCTGGCCGTTTGACCCCATCGTGATCCTCACGCGCACAGCCGATGTTGCCCTTTACCCTCTTTTCACGATAGCCGTCTCGAGTCTCCTCGCCGTTATGGTGCGCGTTCCTTTCCTGGAGGGTGCGGCGTACCGCGCTTACTCGTTCTTGCATGCAGCCTGGTTCCCTCTCCAGCAGCCGTCTTTCCGCTTGGTAGAGCTTTTCTTTGTGCTTTTTGTGGTTATCCTCGCCTTGGAAAAGGCAAGCAGTCGGTTTTGGTGCAGGAACCTCTGTCCCCTTGGCGCACTGCTGGGGTTCTTCTCACAGTTCCGCCTGCTGCATAGGCAGGTCGACGAGAGTTGTACCGCCTGTGGGTTGTGCAGGGCGCGGTGTCGAATGAACGCCGTGGAAGACGACTATGTGACCACTTCAGCGGTGGAATGCATCGCCTGTGGCGAGTGTGTGTCTGTCTGTGCGCCAAGAGCTACCCATTACGCATTCCGCAAGCCCGCGAGGTCGGGGACGGTTGACCTGGACCGGCGCCGGTTCATGGGGGCGACAGTTGCCAGTCTTGCTACCGTCGGTCTGCTGGGTATTGGCTTCGCTGACCGAGGGAGACGGGGAAGTGTAATCCGGCCGCCGGGTGCCCTGCCTGAGGCCGATTTTCTTGACCGGTGCGTCCGTTGCCAGGAGTGCGTCAAAGTCTGCTCCAGCACCGGCGGTTGTTTGCAGCCCTCCCTTTGGGAAAGCGGCTTGATCGGGCTGTGGACACCCGTTGCAAAGCCCCGCGAGGGGTATTGTGAGTACAACTGCAACTTGTGCGGGCAGGTCTGCCCCACGGGTGCCATCCAGAGGTTGCCCTTAGAGGTGAAGCAGCGGACGAAGATGGGGTTGGCCTTCTTCGACAAGAGTCGCTGCATTCCCTGGTACCGTGGCGAGGACTGCCTTGTCTGCGAGGAACACTGTCCTGTGCCGGACAAAGCCATCCGTTTTGACCAGCGCATGGTGCGGCGCCCGGATGGATCGGAGGGGCTCGTCAAGCTGCCCTATGTGGTCGAGGAGCTGTGCA